A genomic region of Xiphophorus couchianus chromosome 9, X_couchianus-1.0, whole genome shotgun sequence contains the following coding sequences:
- the LOC114151222 gene encoding DNA-directed RNA polymerase III subunit RPC4-like isoform X3, which produces MSDSGNPASIPSCSGFRSGPERTGSAEQSRVWSLSSSSQRGRLPSLRTRDLTLGGAVRKTKTWEPNVHAVRKPKDELQAENPVAPKKEKRERDAKRKESRGGRKARPQVIQSHSIFEQCPGVSNYRTGRHGARGLQSSSTSPVCRPVKKEGKNSSEDEDHLLSKLQRDDFIVDPELRNDAHLNPIALPLYQSSGFSRRPRSSTATPGQDDLPVLTAPHCGADGKAALLTDWQKSEQLSLVKMLQELSVSGGEELFFMQFPDCLPGRHSAPKADLHHGGASGKPSKTDAKSAQQVSGNMDGSLVLSEFPEGFLGKLQIRKSGKVELKLGDVILDVSEGAAFSFLQQLVSVRLSGGRTGNMTVLGNVRHKLVLSPDFQSLLRQATAQQP; this is translated from the exons ATGAGCGATTCGGGGAATCCAGCCAGCATCCCGAGCTGCTCCGGCTTTAGAAGCGGGCCAGAGCGGACTGGAAGCGCCGAGCAGAGCCGAGTCTGGAGCCTGAGCTCCTCCAGTCAGCGGGGCAGATTGCCGTCGCTCAGAACCAGGGACCTGACGCTGGGGGGAGCCGTCAGGAAGACAAAG ACATGGGAGCCTAACGTCCACGCTGTGAGAAAACCGAAAGATGA GCTGCAAGCAGAAAACCCCGTGGCtcctaaaaaggaaaaaagagagagggatgCGAAGAGAAAAGAGAGCAGAGGTGGGAGGAAAGCGAGACCTCAGGTCATCCAGTCCCACTCCATCTTTGAACAATGTCCTGGTGTCTCCAATTACAGAACAG GCCGGCATGGTGCCAGAGGCCTGCAGAGCTCCTCCACATCTCCTGTTTGCAGACCCGTGAAAAAAGAAGGGAAGAATTCGTCGGAGGATGAAGATCATCTTCTCAGTAAACTGCAGCGAGACGAC TTCATAGTTGATCCAGAGTTGAGGAATGACGCCCACCTGAACCCCATCGCCCTGCCTCTGTATCAGTCCAGCGGCTTCTCCAGGCGCCCCAGGTCGTCCACCGCGACAC caGGTCAAGATGACCTCCCGGTCTTAACAGCGCCACACTGTGGTGCTGATGGAAAAGCAGCCCTCTTGACTGACTGGCAGAAATCTGAGCAGTTGTCCCTGGTGAAGATGCTgcaggaactcagtgtttcaggaGGAGAAGAGCTGTTCTTCATGCAGTTTCCAGACTGTCTTCCTGGCAGACACTCTGCACCGAAAGCAGACCTTCATCATGGAGGGGCGTCAGGGAAACCTTCAAAGACAGACGCAAAGTCAGCACAGCAA GTATCCGGCAACATGGACGGCTCCCTTGTCCTCTCAGAATTCCCTGAGGGATTTTTGGGCAAACTACAAATCAGGAAGTCAGGGAAGGTGGAGCTAAAGCTGGGTGACGTCATCCTGGACGTGTCAGAAGGAGCTGCCTTTTCTTTCCTGCAG cAACTGGTGTCGGTCCGTCTGTCCGGTGGGAGAACTGGGAACATGACGGTGTTGGGAAACGTCCGTCACAAGCTGGTTTTGTCTCCCGACTTCCAGTCCTTGTTGAGGCAGGCGACTGCACAGCAGCCATGA
- the ipmkb gene encoding inositol polyphosphate multikinase codes for MSGASVMESTKALGKLELSPGLAAIGDSASMNKSGQQLLGPQDHAHLNGCVPLSHQVAGHKYGVKKVGILQHPDGTVLKQVQPPPRGPREMQFYSMVFAEDCSDPCLLDLQKHLPKYYGTWSSPDSPNELYLKLEDVTSRFNKPCIMDVKLGRRSYDPLASQEKREQQIRKYPLMEEIGFLILGMRVYDVRSETFNSYNQHYGRALAQDTVKDGLATFFENGVCLRRDAVRASICRVQHILNWFHSQHQLAFYASSLLFVYEGLPSSFTSSSRSSLLIGPSVGDAVVKTAHSVLVSDGGQRQEEEAGQQEAGQENKLAEYNNNTEVGVLWDSSISTVLTNHRKDGDTPCVRGHHHLSRVDDVVAEVTRASDHAPAPYEEDNTCQRKADPKLSPNGNRNQDGDRGRTEEDEDGLEGQRGTDGQGGTGDAAVEVRMIDFAHVFPSDSLDHGYIYGLKHLLTVLEQILCDAAQSALSPPTS; via the exons ATGTCAGGAGCTAGCGTCATGGAGTCCACCAAAGCGCTCGGCAAACTGGAACTGAGCCCCGGATTGGCCGCTATTGGGGACAGCGCCTCCATGAACAAGTCCGGCCAGCAGCTTCTGGGACCACAGGACCACGCTCACCTGAACGGCTGTGTCCCACTTTCTCATCAGGTGGCAGGTCACAAGTATGGAGTGAAGAAAGTTG GTATTTTACAACACCCAGATGGAACGGTCTTGAAGCAAGTTCAGCCTCCACCCAGAGGACCACGAGAAATGCAGTTTTATAGCATG GTGTTTGCAGAGGACTGCTCTGATCCTTGTCTGCTGGACCTCCAGAAACACCTTCCCAAATATTACGGCACCTGGTCGTCTCCTGACAGTCCAAACG AGCTCTACCTGAAGCTGGAGGATGTGACGAGTCGCTTCAACAAGCCGTGCATCATGGATGTGAAGCTGGGCCGCAGAAGCTACGATCCGCTCGCTTCCCAGGAGAAACGGGAGCAGCAGATCAGAAAATACCCTCTGATGGAGGAGATCGGATTCCTGATCCTGGGCATGAGG GTGTATGATGTTCGCAGTGAGACGTTCAACTCCTACAACCAGCACTATGGAAGGGCCCTGGCTCAGGACACGGTTAAAGACG GTTTAGCTACGTTCTTCGAGAACGGCGTGTGTTTGAGGAGGGACGCCGTCCGGGCCAGCATCTGCAGGGTGCAGCACATTCTCAACTGGTTTCACTCCCAGCACCAGCTGGCCTTCTACGCCAGCTCCCTTCTTTTCGTCTACGAGGGTCTTCCCTCCTCTTTCACCTCATCCTCCCGGTCATCTCTCCTCATCGGCCCATCAGTCGGCGACGCCGTGGTGAAAACCGCCCATTCGGTGCTGGTTAGCGATGGCGGTCAGAGGCAGGAAGAGGAAGCGGGTCAGCAGGAAGCTGGACAGGAAAACAAGCTAGCCGAGTACAACAACAACACCGAGGTGGGCGTTTTATGGGACAGCAGCATCTCCACGGTTCTCACCAATCACAGGAAGGACGGGGACACGCCCTGTGTCCGGGGTCACCACCACCTCAGCAGGGTGGACGATGTAGTTGCCGAGGTAACGAGAGCCTCCGATCACGCTCCTGCGCCGTACGAAGAAGACAACACATGTCAGAGGAAGGCCGACCCGAAGCTGTCGCCGAACGGGAACAGAAACCAGGATGGAGACAGAGGCAGGACAGAGGAGGACGAGGACGGGCTGGAGGGACAGAGGGGGACAGATGGACAGGGCGGGACGGGAGACGCAGCCGTGGAAGTCAGAATGATCGACTTTGCTCATGTTTTCCCAAGCGATAGCCTGGACCACGGCTACATCTACGGCTTGAAACACCTGCTGACGGTGCTGGAGCAGATCCTGTGTGACGCCGCTCAGAGCGCGCTCAGTCCGCCTACCTCCTGA
- the LOC114151222 gene encoding DNA-directed RNA polymerase III subunit RPC4-like isoform X2, producing MSDSGNPASIPSCSGFRSGPERTGSAEQSRVWSLSSSSQRGRLPSLRTRDLTLGGAVRKTKKTWEPNVHAVRKPKDELQAENPVAPKKEKRERDAKRKESRGGRKARPQVIQSHSIFEQCPGVSNYRTGRHGARGLQSSSTSPVCRPVKKEGKNSSEDEDHLLSKLQRDDFIVDPELRNDAHLNPIALPLYQSSGFSRRPRSSTATRQDDLPVLTAPHCGADGKAALLTDWQKSEQLSLVKMLQELSVSGGEELFFMQFPDCLPGRHSAPKADLHHGGASGKPSKTDAKSAQQVSGNMDGSLVLSEFPEGFLGKLQIRKSGKVELKLGDVILDVSEGAAFSFLQQLVSVRLSGGRTGNMTVLGNVRHKLVLSPDFQSLLRQATAQQP from the exons ATGAGCGATTCGGGGAATCCAGCCAGCATCCCGAGCTGCTCCGGCTTTAGAAGCGGGCCAGAGCGGACTGGAAGCGCCGAGCAGAGCCGAGTCTGGAGCCTGAGCTCCTCCAGTCAGCGGGGCAGATTGCCGTCGCTCAGAACCAGGGACCTGACGCTGGGGGGAGCCGTCAGGAAGACAAAG AAGACATGGGAGCCTAACGTCCACGCTGTGAGAAAACCGAAAGATGA GCTGCAAGCAGAAAACCCCGTGGCtcctaaaaaggaaaaaagagagagggatgCGAAGAGAAAAGAGAGCAGAGGTGGGAGGAAAGCGAGACCTCAGGTCATCCAGTCCCACTCCATCTTTGAACAATGTCCTGGTGTCTCCAATTACAGAACAG GCCGGCATGGTGCCAGAGGCCTGCAGAGCTCCTCCACATCTCCTGTTTGCAGACCCGTGAAAAAAGAAGGGAAGAATTCGTCGGAGGATGAAGATCATCTTCTCAGTAAACTGCAGCGAGACGAC TTCATAGTTGATCCAGAGTTGAGGAATGACGCCCACCTGAACCCCATCGCCCTGCCTCTGTATCAGTCCAGCGGCTTCTCCAGGCGCCCCAGGTCGTCCACCGCGACAC GTCAAGATGACCTCCCGGTCTTAACAGCGCCACACTGTGGTGCTGATGGAAAAGCAGCCCTCTTGACTGACTGGCAGAAATCTGAGCAGTTGTCCCTGGTGAAGATGCTgcaggaactcagtgtttcaggaGGAGAAGAGCTGTTCTTCATGCAGTTTCCAGACTGTCTTCCTGGCAGACACTCTGCACCGAAAGCAGACCTTCATCATGGAGGGGCGTCAGGGAAACCTTCAAAGACAGACGCAAAGTCAGCACAGCAA GTATCCGGCAACATGGACGGCTCCCTTGTCCTCTCAGAATTCCCTGAGGGATTTTTGGGCAAACTACAAATCAGGAAGTCAGGGAAGGTGGAGCTAAAGCTGGGTGACGTCATCCTGGACGTGTCAGAAGGAGCTGCCTTTTCTTTCCTGCAG cAACTGGTGTCGGTCCGTCTGTCCGGTGGGAGAACTGGGAACATGACGGTGTTGGGAAACGTCCGTCACAAGCTGGTTTTGTCTCCCGACTTCCAGTCCTTGTTGAGGCAGGCGACTGCACAGCAGCCATGA
- the LOC114151222 gene encoding DNA-directed RNA polymerase III subunit RPC4-like isoform X1, with protein sequence MSDSGNPASIPSCSGFRSGPERTGSAEQSRVWSLSSSSQRGRLPSLRTRDLTLGGAVRKTKKTWEPNVHAVRKPKDELQAENPVAPKKEKRERDAKRKESRGGRKARPQVIQSHSIFEQCPGVSNYRTGRHGARGLQSSSTSPVCRPVKKEGKNSSEDEDHLLSKLQRDDFIVDPELRNDAHLNPIALPLYQSSGFSRRPRSSTATPGQDDLPVLTAPHCGADGKAALLTDWQKSEQLSLVKMLQELSVSGGEELFFMQFPDCLPGRHSAPKADLHHGGASGKPSKTDAKSAQQVSGNMDGSLVLSEFPEGFLGKLQIRKSGKVELKLGDVILDVSEGAAFSFLQQLVSVRLSGGRTGNMTVLGNVRHKLVLSPDFQSLLRQATAQQP encoded by the exons ATGAGCGATTCGGGGAATCCAGCCAGCATCCCGAGCTGCTCCGGCTTTAGAAGCGGGCCAGAGCGGACTGGAAGCGCCGAGCAGAGCCGAGTCTGGAGCCTGAGCTCCTCCAGTCAGCGGGGCAGATTGCCGTCGCTCAGAACCAGGGACCTGACGCTGGGGGGAGCCGTCAGGAAGACAAAG AAGACATGGGAGCCTAACGTCCACGCTGTGAGAAAACCGAAAGATGA GCTGCAAGCAGAAAACCCCGTGGCtcctaaaaaggaaaaaagagagagggatgCGAAGAGAAAAGAGAGCAGAGGTGGGAGGAAAGCGAGACCTCAGGTCATCCAGTCCCACTCCATCTTTGAACAATGTCCTGGTGTCTCCAATTACAGAACAG GCCGGCATGGTGCCAGAGGCCTGCAGAGCTCCTCCACATCTCCTGTTTGCAGACCCGTGAAAAAAGAAGGGAAGAATTCGTCGGAGGATGAAGATCATCTTCTCAGTAAACTGCAGCGAGACGAC TTCATAGTTGATCCAGAGTTGAGGAATGACGCCCACCTGAACCCCATCGCCCTGCCTCTGTATCAGTCCAGCGGCTTCTCCAGGCGCCCCAGGTCGTCCACCGCGACAC caGGTCAAGATGACCTCCCGGTCTTAACAGCGCCACACTGTGGTGCTGATGGAAAAGCAGCCCTCTTGACTGACTGGCAGAAATCTGAGCAGTTGTCCCTGGTGAAGATGCTgcaggaactcagtgtttcaggaGGAGAAGAGCTGTTCTTCATGCAGTTTCCAGACTGTCTTCCTGGCAGACACTCTGCACCGAAAGCAGACCTTCATCATGGAGGGGCGTCAGGGAAACCTTCAAAGACAGACGCAAAGTCAGCACAGCAA GTATCCGGCAACATGGACGGCTCCCTTGTCCTCTCAGAATTCCCTGAGGGATTTTTGGGCAAACTACAAATCAGGAAGTCAGGGAAGGTGGAGCTAAAGCTGGGTGACGTCATCCTGGACGTGTCAGAAGGAGCTGCCTTTTCTTTCCTGCAG cAACTGGTGTCGGTCCGTCTGTCCGGTGGGAGAACTGGGAACATGACGGTGTTGGGAAACGTCCGTCACAAGCTGGTTTTGTCTCCCGACTTCCAGTCCTTGTTGAGGCAGGCGACTGCACAGCAGCCATGA